The proteins below are encoded in one region of Clostridium fermenticellae:
- a CDS encoding ABC transporter substrate-binding protein, giving the protein MYKRKIFKILTSTALIGILLIGCSSGNETSKEKDSKPLTKVKVILDWTPNTNHTGLYVAKDKGYYKDEGLDVQIIQPSDGAVGNLIAAGKGDFGVSYQEDVTYAKTSDNPLPIKAVAALVQHNTSGFASPKDKNISTVKDFEGKTYGGWGSPSEKAVVQSVMQNGGADFNKLKIVDIGTQDFFAATKKNIDFAWIYEGWTGIEAKVKNIPLNFIELRKLNPDLDYYTPILITNNNTLKNKPELVKKFLKATQRGYKYSIDNPEDAADILVKNAPEIDKKLAVESQKYMNTKYIDDAPRWGEMKSSVWNNYTKFLMSKNLIKKNLKAEDAFTNDFLPSK; this is encoded by the coding sequence ATGTATAAGAGAAAAATATTTAAAATTTTAACATCAACTGCACTTATAGGTATACTGCTTATTGGGTGTTCTTCTGGAAATGAAACATCAAAGGAAAAAGATAGTAAACCTCTGACAAAGGTAAAGGTAATACTTGACTGGACACCAAATACAAATCATACTGGACTTTATGTAGCTAAGGATAAGGGATATTATAAAGATGAAGGATTGGATGTTCAGATAATTCAACCTTCCGATGGAGCTGTTGGTAATTTAATAGCTGCCGGTAAAGGAGATTTTGGAGTAAGCTATCAAGAAGATGTAACTTATGCAAAAACTTCAGATAATCCTCTTCCAATAAAAGCTGTAGCAGCTTTAGTTCAGCATAATACATCTGGATTTGCGTCACCTAAGGATAAAAATATAAGTACTGTAAAGGATTTTGAAGGAAAAACATACGGTGGATGGGGTTCACCTTCGGAAAAAGCTGTAGTTCAGTCTGTTATGCAGAATGGAGGGGCCGATTTTAATAAACTTAAAATTGTAGATATTGGTACTCAAGATTTTTTTGCAGCTACGAAAAAAAATATAGATTTTGCATGGATATATGAAGGATGGACAGGTATAGAAGCTAAAGTTAAAAATATACCGCTCAATTTTATAGAACTTAGAAAATTAAATCCTGATCTGGATTATTATACACCTATACTTATTACAAATAATAATACTCTTAAGAATAAACCGGAATTAGTTAAAAAGTTTTTAAAAGCAACACAGAGAGGATATAAATATTCCATTGATAATCCTGAGGATGCAGCTGACATATTAGTAAAAAATGCACCTGAGATAGATAAAAAGCTTGCAGTAGAGAGCCAAAAGTATATGAACACAAAGTATATTGATGATGCCCCAAGATGGGGAGAAATGAAGTCTTCTGTTTGGAATAACTATACTAAATTTCTTATGAGTAAAAATCTTATAAAAAAGAATTTGAAAGCGGAAGATGCATTTACAAATGATTTTCTTCCATCCAAATAG
- a CDS encoding amidohydrolase, producing MDIRNIANEYEDYIIRLRRYFHQNPETSWNEYNTTEFIENELRKLNIKVKRLKKTGAIGIIDGRNRENMLALRAEMDALPIKENTNLPFKATNGCMHACGHDTHMAMLLGAARILTKIKDKLNGSVKLIFQPSEENGTGAETIIKQDNVLSDVEAIFGMHVFAMVRSGKLNIESGVRMASADTFKITVEGIASHGSIPNLGIDAILASSAIVMNLQSIVSRNISPMDSAVVTIGTINGGDNYNIIANKVVMTGTTRAFSKETRKLLEEKVRNIVKTTADTYGAHAELEYNLCPPPLINDNKLTEIARKSAVKLFGKDVLVPVEKMTVGEDFANYLEEVPGVFVFIGGGSEKVGMYSNHNDKFDVEESSLKMGSALYAQFALDFLNNCNEK from the coding sequence ATGGATATAAGAAACATAGCGAATGAATATGAAGATTATATTATAAGACTCAGGAGATACTTTCATCAAAATCCAGAAACATCATGGAATGAGTACAATACAACTGAGTTTATAGAAAATGAACTTCGCAAACTGAATATAAAGGTTAAAAGATTAAAGAAAACCGGTGCAATAGGAATAATTGATGGAAGAAACAGAGAAAATATGCTGGCACTTAGAGCGGAGATGGATGCGCTGCCAATAAAAGAAAATACAAATCTTCCTTTCAAAGCTACAAATGGTTGTATGCATGCGTGTGGACATGATACTCATATGGCAATGCTTTTAGGAGCGGCAAGAATACTGACAAAAATAAAAGACAAATTGAATGGCAGTGTAAAATTGATATTTCAGCCATCAGAAGAAAATGGAACGGGTGCAGAAACTATAATTAAGCAAGATAATGTATTATCCGATGTTGAAGCTATATTTGGTATGCATGTCTTTGCTATGGTCAGGTCTGGAAAACTTAATATAGAATCAGGAGTTAGAATGGCATCTGCAGATACTTTCAAAATAACGGTTGAAGGAATTGCAAGTCATGGTTCTATTCCTAATCTTGGAATTGATGCTATTTTAGCTTCATCTGCAATTGTTATGAATCTACAAAGTATAGTAAGCAGAAATATAAGTCCTATGGATTCAGCGGTTGTTACAATTGGAACTATAAATGGCGGTGATAATTATAATATAATAGCCAATAAGGTAGTTATGACAGGTACAACCAGGGCATTTTCAAAAGAGACAAGAAAACTTTTAGAGGAAAAGGTTAGGAATATAGTTAAGACTACAGCAGATACTTATGGAGCTCATGCTGAATTAGAATATAATCTATGTCCGCCTCCATTAATAAATGACAATAAATTGACTGAAATTGCAAGAAAGTCAGCAGTGAAATTATTTGGAAAAGATGTACTTGTTCCGGTAGAAAAAATGACAGTAGGAGAGGACTTTGCAAATTATTTAGAAGAGGTGCCAGGTGTGTTTGTATTTATAGGTGGAGGAAGTGAGAAAGTAGGAATGTATTCAAATCATAATGATAAATTTGATGTTGAGGAAAGTTCTCTTAAGATGGGAAGTGCACTATATGCACAATTTGCTCTGGATTTTTTAAATAATTGTAATGAAAAATAA
- a CDS encoding DEAD/DEAH box helicase, translated as MKDIKFSDLNLDDKVLQAIDAMGFEEPSQIQAEAIPVVLEGTDMIGQAQTGTGKTLAYGAPVISMIDKSSKVSVLVLTPTRELAIQVNDELSTIAKFKKVRIMPIYGGQPIERQIKALKRGIEIVVGTPGRILDHIKRHTIDLSDIKFLILDEADEMLNMGFIDDIENIIKNVNNDRQTMLFSATMPEQIKRLASKYMNKETKHIKIVKNTLTVEKIKQYYYEVKAKDRFEILCRILDVDEPSSAIIFCKTKRGVDELVDAMQARGYNVEGMHGDMNQNQRLNTLKKFKENNLEFLVATDVAARGIDVDDVSHVINYELPQDMESYVHRIGRTGRANKDGIAYSLVTPREYILLKQIEKFTRSKIKRNEIPTVDEIFETKYKHILEDVKQTLDNDDYKKFTPMATELDDEYNLVDVAAALIKMNFDSELSFDYTENSIASDNGVRLFFTIGRMDKVNPKSLLQFLKDTAHINVSEIGDIDILDKFTFINIPEELVNPILNKSAGRKLRGRKVNIEVAKNKKRKH; from the coding sequence ATGAAAGATATAAAGTTTAGTGATTTGAATCTTGATGATAAAGTATTGCAGGCTATAGATGCTATGGGATTTGAGGAACCTTCACAAATACAGGCTGAAGCAATACCAGTAGTATTAGAGGGAACTGATATGATAGGTCAGGCTCAGACAGGTACTGGTAAAACTTTAGCATATGGAGCCCCTGTGATAAGTATGATAGATAAGAGTAGTAAAGTTTCTGTATTAGTGCTTACTCCAACTAGAGAACTTGCAATACAGGTTAATGATGAGTTAAGTACTATAGCAAAGTTTAAAAAGGTTAGAATAATGCCAATTTATGGTGGTCAGCCTATTGAAAGACAGATAAAGGCGCTTAAGAGAGGAATTGAGATAGTGGTTGGGACTCCAGGAAGAATCCTTGATCATATAAAAAGGCATACAATAGATTTAAGTGATATAAAATTTCTAATACTAGATGAAGCTGATGAGATGCTGAATATGGGCTTTATAGATGATATTGAGAACATAATTAAAAATGTGAATAATGATAGACAGACGATGTTATTTTCAGCAACAATGCCTGAACAAATAAAGAGACTTGCGTCAAAGTACATGAATAAAGAAACAAAACATATAAAGATAGTTAAAAATACACTTACAGTGGAAAAAATAAAACAATATTATTATGAAGTAAAAGCCAAAGATAGATTTGAAATTTTGTGCAGAATATTAGATGTCGACGAACCATCAAGTGCTATAATTTTTTGTAAAACTAAAAGGGGAGTTGATGAACTGGTTGATGCCATGCAAGCAAGAGGATACAATGTTGAAGGTATGCACGGTGATATGAATCAGAACCAGAGATTAAATACTTTGAAAAAATTTAAAGAAAATAATCTTGAGTTTTTAGTGGCTACGGATGTTGCGGCAAGGGGTATTGATGTTGATGATGTTTCTCATGTAATAAATTATGAGTTACCTCAGGATATGGAATCCTATGTACATAGAATTGGAAGAACTGGAAGGGCAAATAAAGATGGTATAGCATACTCACTTGTAACTCCAAGAGAATATATATTACTTAAGCAGATAGAAAAATTTACAAGGAGCAAGATAAAGCGGAATGAGATACCAACAGTAGATGAAATATTTGAAACTAAATATAAACATATATTAGAAGATGTAAAACAAACATTAGATAATGATGATTATAAGAAATTTACTCCAATGGCCACTGAATTAGATGATGAATATAACCTGGTTGATGTAGCAGCGGCTCTTATTAAAATGAACTTTGATAGTGAACTTAGTTTTGATTATACTGAGAATTCTATTGCATCAGATAATGGTGTAAGATTATTTTTTACTATAGGTAGGATGGATAAAGTAAATCCTAAGTCATTATTACAATTTTTAAAGGACACTGCACATATAAATGTTTCTGAAATTGGTGATATAGATATACTTGATAAATTCACCTTTATAAATATACCTGAGGAATTAGTGAATCCTATATTAAATAAGAGCGCGGGCAGAAAACTTCGTGGTAGAAAAGTAAATATAGAAGTAGCAAAAAATAAAAAAAGAAAACATTAA
- a CDS encoding ABC transporter ATP-binding protein has product MNKSSILKKVVLKDVSKSFDGYKIIDNISFEVTEGEFVSLIGPSGSGKSTILNIISGILNPDSGDVYVDGDISYMHQKDLLLPWKKVIDNVAMPLYIKGESKVCARNKVLKYFDMYGLKGYEYKYPSKLSGGMRQRAAFLRTYMASDNIMLLDEPFGALDAITRTKMQNWLLKIIKDLNITILFITHDIEEAIYLSNRIYILSDKPASIKSSIYVDLPEDKTKDIITSDEFLSIKRRIYNLL; this is encoded by the coding sequence TTGAATAAATCCAGTATTTTAAAAAAAGTTGTGCTTAAAGATGTGTCAAAATCCTTCGATGGATATAAAATAATAGACAACATAAGTTTTGAGGTTACTGAAGGAGAATTCGTAAGTCTTATTGGACCTAGTGGGAGTGGAAAAAGTACCATATTAAATATAATTTCAGGTATACTAAATCCGGACAGTGGTGATGTTTATGTTGATGGAGATATAAGTTATATGCATCAAAAGGATTTGCTTCTTCCGTGGAAGAAGGTAATAGACAATGTTGCAATGCCGCTTTATATAAAAGGGGAGAGTAAAGTTTGTGCCAGAAATAAAGTGTTAAAATATTTTGATATGTATGGGTTAAAGGGATATGAATATAAGTATCCATCAAAATTGTCTGGAGGAATGAGACAGAGGGCAGCTTTTCTTAGAACCTATATGGCTTCGGATAATATTATGTTGTTAGATGAACCGTTTGGAGCTTTGGATGCTATAACAAGGACAAAAATGCAGAACTGGCTTTTAAAGATTATAAAGGATTTAAATATAACAATATTGTTTATAACGCATGATATAGAAGAAGCTATATATCTTTCAAATAGGATTTATATACTTTCAGATAAGCCGGCCAGTATAAAGAGTTCAATATATGTCGATTTACCTGAGGATAAGACGAAGGATATTATAACCTCAGATGAATTTCTGAGTATAAAAAGAAGGATATATAATTTATTGTAG
- a CDS encoding AraC family transcriptional regulator — MPHDTLLKIKRGYLKNDFEIFHLKDKKDINFEFHYHNFNKIVIFISGNVTYLIEGKSYKLKPWDILFVNNNDIHKAVIDSNKIYERIIIWVNSDFLIKYNDKCNLLSCFELASKQRFNLLRLEQKNLKDIRNILFNIEDTFKNNELGYKILRISFFLQFMVYINRLFLDQKDISNLTDIEYNESIGQILNYINNNLNKDLSIDFLASKFFVNKYYMMHKFKSQTGYTIHNYILQKRLIMSNNLIKSGMNITDACIECGFKDYSNFIRAFKKTFGVSPKKYNKL; from the coding sequence ATGCCACATGATACACTTTTAAAAATAAAGAGAGGATACCTAAAAAATGATTTTGAAATATTTCATCTAAAAGATAAAAAAGATATAAATTTTGAATTTCACTATCATAATTTTAATAAAATAGTTATCTTTATATCAGGAAATGTGACTTATCTAATAGAGGGAAAATCATATAAATTAAAGCCATGGGATATTCTATTTGTAAATAACAATGATATACATAAAGCAGTAATAGACTCAAATAAAATATACGAACGTATAATAATATGGGTAAACTCCGACTTTCTTATAAAGTATAATGACAAATGTAATCTACTTAGTTGTTTTGAACTCGCGTCTAAACAAAGGTTTAATTTATTAAGACTTGAGCAAAAAAATCTTAAAGATATAAGAAATATTCTTTTTAATATAGAAGATACTTTTAAAAACAATGAACTCGGATACAAAATACTTAGAATATCCTTTTTCCTACAATTTATGGTATATATAAACAGACTTTTTCTTGATCAAAAAGACATTTCCAATTTGACTGACATTGAGTATAATGAAAGTATCGGTCAAATATTGAATTATATAAATAATAACCTTAATAAAGATTTATCAATAGATTTTCTTGCTTCAAAGTTTTTTGTAAACAAATACTATATGATGCATAAATTTAAAAGCCAGACTGGATATACAATCCACAACTATATACTGCAAAAAAGGCTTATAATGTCTAACAATCTTATAAAAAGTGGAATGAATATCACAGATGCTTGTATAGAATGTGGTTTTAAAGACTATTCAAATTTTATACGTGCTTTTAAAAAAACATTTGGTGTATCACCTAAGAAATATAATAAATTATAA
- a CDS encoding YitT family protein translates to MKANMIDLKSTIFDTAVIIFAIFIFSLALNVFFSPHHIVAGGVSGLAIVLESVLHIKKSIIIGFLNIPIFLLGLITLGKKFVINTVLGAFLVPVFVELTSNVEPFTKDPLLAVLLGGVVTGIAVGMLLTKEASVGGTDTVAKMISKFINKPVGKIMMCIDLSIVLLSVCVFGIEKALYGVVSVCIIGRVVDVYIKGFKDSKSVLIISDRIDEINDLILTKIDGRTTKLEGRGGYTNHEQIILMCVITSRELIKLKKIVKNIDTNALVLVQDSYEVYGKGFSIN, encoded by the coding sequence ATGAAAGCAAACATGATTGATTTAAAGTCTACAATATTTGATACTGCTGTTATTATTTTTGCTATTTTTATATTTTCACTGGCATTAAATGTATTTTTTTCTCCTCATCATATTGTGGCGGGAGGGGTCTCTGGCCTGGCAATTGTGCTTGAAAGTGTGCTTCATATTAAAAAATCCATTATAATAGGTTTTTTGAATATTCCTATTTTTTTATTAGGACTTATAACACTTGGAAAAAAATTTGTTATAAATACAGTTTTAGGTGCTTTTTTAGTACCAGTATTTGTTGAGCTTACAAGTAATGTAGAGCCTTTCACTAAGGATCCTTTGTTAGCGGTACTACTAGGTGGAGTAGTAACGGGTATTGCAGTTGGCATGCTTCTTACAAAAGAAGCATCGGTAGGAGGAACTGATACTGTTGCAAAGATGATATCAAAATTTATCAATAAACCTGTTGGAAAAATTATGATGTGCATAGATCTTTCAATAGTATTATTATCGGTATGTGTTTTTGGTATAGAAAAAGCTTTATATGGCGTGGTATCTGTTTGCATAATTGGCAGGGTGGTTGATGTATATATCAAAGGTTTTAAGGATTCTAAATCAGTTTTGATAATATCGGATAGAATTGATGAAATAAACGATTTAATTTTAACTAAAATAGATGGAAGGACAACTAAACTTGAAGGCAGAGGTGGATACACTAATCATGAACAAATAATTTTGATGTGTGTAATAACTAGCAGAGAGTTAATAAAGCTAAAAAAGATAGTTAAGAATATTGATACCAATGCACTAGTTCTTGTTCAGGATTCATATGAAGTATATGGAAAGGGATTTAGTATAAACTAA
- a CDS encoding gamma carbonic anhydrase family protein, producing MIYFFRNKKPQIDKSCFIAPSADIIGSVYAEEFSSFWYGSVVRGDDNSIYIGRCSNIQDNCVVHAGKDENNDVIIGSNVTIGHGSIIHGCKILSNTLIGMGSIILDGAKIGENTIIGANSMITKNKEIPSGVMCFGSPAKIIRKITKEEYEYVKNSAHEYEEMVKEFINAK from the coding sequence ATGATTTATTTCTTTAGAAACAAGAAACCACAGATCGATAAGAGCTGTTTTATAGCCCCATCAGCAGACATAATAGGTAGTGTCTATGCAGAGGAATTTTCAAGTTTCTGGTATGGTTCCGTCGTTAGAGGTGATGATAATTCAATTTACATAGGCAGATGCTCTAATATACAAGATAACTGTGTAGTTCATGCAGGCAAAGATGAAAATAATGATGTAATAATTGGTTCAAATGTAACTATAGGTCATGGTTCTATAATACATGGGTGTAAAATATTGTCCAATACATTGATTGGTATGGGCTCGATAATTTTAGATGGAGCCAAAATTGGCGAAAATACAATAATAGGTGCCAATAGTATGATAACAAAGAATAAAGAAATTCCATCCGGAGTAATGTGTTTTGGTTCTCCTGCCAAAATTATAAGGAAGATTACTAAAGAGGAATATGAATATGTAAAGAATAGTGCCCACGAATATGAAGAGATGGTTAAAGAATTTATAAATGCAAAATAA
- a CDS encoding dicarboxylate/amino acid:cation symporter — MKKFLKNYGFSIILLGSIILGAIIGIIFGAKALVLKPFGDLFLNLMFMVITPLVFFSVTSAISNMNGMKRLGKIMASTFLVFVCTALIAAVIAFIGAAIINPAKGIDYSSLKKIVSSSDAVKQVKHVGMLQQLVNTVTVSDFMSLFSKSNMLQLIVFSILFGISTAMLGEKAKPVSKFLEAASGVMMRMVKIIMYYAPIGLACYFATVIGTLGPQILEGYIRVFVLYIIIAVVYYVGFFTLYAFLSGGKSHVRIFWKNAVAPTVTALATCSSAASIPVNLEYSKKMGVPEDIAETVIPLGANIHKDGSVIGGVMKVTFLFGLFGMNMTSLSSIVSIIFVSFLVGAVMAAIPSGGMIGEMLILSVYGFPSELLPIIAVISVIIDAPATVLNSTGNTVCSMMISKLVEGKNNKLSN, encoded by the coding sequence ATGAAAAAATTTTTGAAAAACTATGGCTTTTCTATTATACTTTTAGGTTCAATAATATTGGGTGCAATTATAGGTATTATTTTTGGAGCCAAAGCTCTTGTATTAAAACCTTTTGGGGATCTATTCTTGAATTTGATGTTTATGGTTATAACACCACTTGTGTTTTTTAGTGTTACATCTGCAATATCAAATATGAATGGAATGAAGAGACTTGGAAAAATTATGGCAAGTACTTTTTTAGTTTTTGTATGTACAGCTCTTATTGCAGCGGTAATAGCATTTATAGGAGCCGCTATAATCAATCCAGCAAAAGGAATAGATTATTCATCACTTAAGAAAATTGTATCAAGTAGTGATGCAGTTAAGCAGGTCAAGCATGTTGGAATGCTGCAGCAGCTTGTAAATACTGTTACTGTCTCAGATTTTATGTCGTTGTTTTCTAAGAGCAATATGCTTCAGTTGATTGTATTTTCAATTTTATTTGGAATCTCAACTGCGATGCTTGGTGAAAAAGCCAAACCTGTAAGCAAATTTCTAGAAGCAGCTTCTGGTGTTATGATGAGGATGGTCAAAATAATAATGTATTATGCACCAATAGGTCTTGCGTGTTATTTTGCAACGGTTATAGGAACACTTGGACCACAAATACTTGAGGGCTATATTAGAGTATTTGTTTTGTATATAATTATAGCAGTTGTGTATTATGTGGGATTCTTTACACTCTATGCCTTTTTATCTGGGGGAAAATCACATGTACGCATATTCTGGAAAAATGCAGTGGCACCGACAGTAACGGCACTTGCTACATGTTCAAGTGCAGCAAGTATACCGGTAAATTTAGAATATAGTAAGAAAATGGGAGTGCCAGAAGATATTGCTGAAACTGTTATCCCCCTTGGAGCCAATATCCATAAAGATGGTTCTGTAATTGGCGGAGTGATGAAGGTGACATTCTTATTTGGATTATTTGGAATGAATATGACAAGTTTATCTTCTATAGTTTCAATAATCTTTGTTTCATTTTTAGTGGGTGCTGTTATGGCTGCCATTCCAAGTGGTGGAATGATTGGTGAAATGCTTATTTTAAGTGTATATGGTTTTCCATCTGAGCTTCTTCCGATAATTGCTGTAATAAGTGTAATAATAGATGCACCTGCTACTGTATTAAATTCTACTGGAAATACTGTTTGCAGCATGATGATATCCAAGCTTGTTGAGGGGAAAAATAATAAGCTTTCCAATTAA
- the pdaA gene encoding delta-lactam-biosynthetic de-N-acetylase yields MNFSTTLASILIFNNLCGTSFANNTLNSISSKNVKNSTIVESKIHFPFLKKLDIFSNSHYDLDTREHEWYSYREKGDIFPKSPKETTKFLNKYPCYYLGDTSSKNLYLTFDEGYENGYTGNILDILKKHNIKAAFFVVKPYITSNPDLIKRMANEGHLVCNHSSHHHSMASFKNQEDFNKELSEVEKSFEEVTGKKMPKYFRPPMGKYSELSLAYTKDYNYKTIFWSLAYDDWRTNHQPSAGDAKEKIFSRVHNGSIILLHAVSKTNIQILDSVLSALEKEGYTFKSLDDLPKEPTFLGN; encoded by the coding sequence TTGAATTTTAGTACTACACTTGCTTCAATATTAATTTTTAACAATTTATGTGGAACCAGTTTTGCTAATAACACTTTAAATAGTATATCTTCTAAAAATGTAAAAAATAGCACTATAGTTGAAAGCAAAATACATTTTCCATTCTTAAAAAAACTAGATATTTTTAGTAATTCGCATTATGATTTAGACACACGGGAGCATGAATGGTATTCATATCGGGAAAAGGGAGATATTTTTCCAAAATCTCCAAAAGAAACTACTAAATTTTTAAATAAATATCCCTGCTATTATCTTGGTGATACATCATCAAAAAACTTATATTTAACATTTGATGAAGGATATGAAAATGGATATACAGGCAACATACTGGATATATTAAAAAAGCATAATATAAAAGCAGCATTTTTCGTTGTAAAACCATATATAACTTCGAATCCAGATTTGATAAAAAGAATGGCAAATGAAGGCCACCTTGTATGCAATCATAGTTCCCATCATCATTCAATGGCATCATTTAAAAATCAAGAGGATTTTAATAAAGAACTTTCGGAAGTTGAAAAAAGTTTTGAGGAAGTAACTGGAAAGAAGATGCCTAAATATTTTAGACCTCCTATGGGAAAATATAGTGAACTATCACTTGCATACACTAAAGATTACAATTACAAAACTATATTTTGGAGTTTAGCATATGATGATTGGAGAACAAATCATCAACCATCTGCAGGAGATGCAAAGGAAAAAATATTTTCTAGAGTTCATAATGGTTCAATTATACTTCTTCATGCTGTTTCAAAAACAAACATTCAGATATTAGACAGTGTATTAAGTGCTTTAGAAAAAGAAGGTTATACTTTTAAATCATTAGATGATCTTCCTAAGGAGCCTACATTTTTAGGAAATTAA
- a CDS encoding YibE/F family protein, translating to MLIKQTICSKILNSLKNKFFLIGLIICTVIFAVSFYCTSRNEEFYNKDIAKVIQINIINSKISDMNGKSESIKKQKIEAVIMNGKYKNQKIKLENVTSYSEVNDLNLKVNDEIFVSVYKNKEGQISAKLLDFKRDKYILRIAMVFVVFMLIVGGYKGLRSLVSVTINVFILVILVELFSHGANLTLLSIIASVLFILLSILIVCGVSRKTLSSIVSTFICTFVTMLIAILIIKMRNWSGVHFEEMEFLTHPPESIFIIELLIGTLGGIMDIAISISASLNEIYNKNLDIDKKELIASGKEVGKDIMGTMTNTLVFAYVSGSIPIILLLMSNGYSISYIININLSLEIIRALVGSIGIVLSIPISIYTSTAFLKDWRF from the coding sequence ATGTTAATAAAGCAAACTATATGTAGTAAAATTCTAAATTCTTTAAAAAATAAATTTTTTTTGATTGGATTAATAATCTGTACAGTTATTTTTGCTGTAAGTTTCTATTGCACATCTCGAAATGAGGAATTTTATAATAAAGATATAGCAAAAGTAATACAGATAAATATTATAAATTCAAAGATTAGTGATATGAATGGAAAGTCCGAAAGCATAAAAAAGCAAAAAATTGAAGCCGTTATTATGAATGGAAAATATAAAAATCAAAAAATTAAATTAGAAAATGTGACTTCATACTCAGAGGTAAATGATTTGAACTTGAAGGTAAATGATGAAATTTTTGTATCTGTTTATAAAAATAAAGAAGGACAAATATCGGCAAAACTGCTTGATTTTAAAAGGGATAAATATATTTTACGTATTGCAATGGTATTTGTTGTATTTATGCTTATTGTAGGAGGTTATAAAGGACTTAGGTCACTTGTAAGTGTAACAATAAATGTATTTATATTGGTTATACTAGTTGAATTATTTTCGCATGGAGCAAATTTAACATTACTCTCTATAATTGCGAGTGTACTTTTTATTTTACTTTCAATATTGATTGTCTGTGGAGTTAGTAGAAAGACTCTCTCATCTATAGTTTCGACATTCATATGTACTTTTGTAACTATGCTTATAGCTATATTAATTATAAAAATGAGAAATTGGAGTGGAGTACATTTTGAGGAAATGGAATTTTTAACTCATCCACCAGAAAGTATATTTATAATTGAACTGCTTATAGGAACATTAGGTGGAATAATGGATATAGCAATATCTATATCAGCTTCTTTAAATGAGATATATAATAAAAATTTAGATATAGATAAGAAAGAACTCATTGCGTCTGGAAAAGAAGTTGGCAAAGATATAATGGGTACTATGACTAATACACTTGTGTTTGCTTATGTAAGTGGAAGTATTCCAATTATATTGCTTTTAATGAGTAATGGGTATTCAATTTCTTATATTATAAATATAAATCTTTCGCTGGAAATAATAAGAGCACTTGTTGGAAGTATAGGAATTGTGCTTAGTATACCAATTTCAATCTATACTTCAACTGCATTTTTAAAAGATTGGAGATTTTAG